Below is a window of Oreochromis aureus strain Israel breed Guangdong linkage group 4, ZZ_aureus, whole genome shotgun sequence DNA.
GTTTGGAGTTCCCACTTTAAATGTGGCCGGATTCCTGTGTTAAATGCTTCCCACGAGGCTGTTTATACATTTGTGGACTTAGTCGCAGCTCTTTGTTGTCTAAGGTACCTCAGGTTGTGTTTTGAGGTCATTTCAGCTCTGACCGTGTCTGCTCGTTTCTCTGGTTGCCGTCTCCGTACGGCTGCGGCGAGAGTTTGGTTTGGACTTGACGTCGGGCTTGTTCTCGGCGGGTGTTGGATCCAGCAGTGCTGCCCTGTGTCACCTGTTCTGTGACGTCTATGGACGGATGCTTTGGTGGCCTCAGCGTAGCGGCTGTGCTTTGTGCAGATGACGTGGTTCTGTGGCTTCATCAAACAAGAACCTCCACCTGTCAGacagaatcagcacctccacgTCTGACACCATGATTCTCAGGGAAAAGGGTGGAGGGCCCACTCATAGGAAATAGGTTCCTGCTGCCTgtggtgtgtgggtgggtgtgtgggtgGAACTAGGCCATTAAAATTACAAGTAAATTATTTACCAGGAACATCTGTGGTGTGTGtgggttttatgttttttaatggcAGCTGATTAAACAGGATTACAAAACACTCAGATAACTGAGCGTGCAGGTTAGCGTCCTGgtgtttgtgcagaacgtggttAAACACGGTGGCCGAGCGGTTATACACCGTTTACTTCAACACGGCGTCACGCTTCGTGTCTACATCAGAGCGCTGCAGGGCTGTGCTTAAAGCACAGCGACCATCTGCTTAGTCTCCACCTCGCATGTTTGCAGCCTGGTGTCACAGACAGAGccgccatcatcatcatcatcatcatcatcatcatctagtTAGCCGGCATGAGTAAACGTGAATAATGTGTTTAACAGGTCAGCATCTCTGGTGCTCGCTTCTGTGAAAAGTGACACAATCAGGACaaagacttttgtttttgtcttgaaTTTGTTGTTCTGGATGTTCAACAATCCTCCTCCGGACCCAGAAAGAGACGCCTGAACATTTTTTGTGAGTGACTGTTTGGTCTGTAGATGGTTCCTGAAATAATACCTACTCGGATCACCTCGGCTCGACTCggttttccattagtacctgtTCTCAGGTACTTCTTTAGTACCTACTTGGCCGGGGTTCTGAGTGATCTaagaaaatctgaaaatgtgacATCAGCAGGTTGCATGCTGACAATTGGCCAGTCAGGAGCAtcgatgagtcatgagagcgACTCTTTCACAAAAATCAAACCCAGCAGTGAGAGAGAAGGTTCCACACGCGGTCCAGATGCTTACATCGCCTCAGCGACCtccattgttgttgttgtttgtgccaaatacaaATGAAGTCACAGGACTTTGGGCCATGTTACTATAACAACCCCAAGCACATTAGATTGTGCTCAGTTGTACTGGAAAACGACAGAGATGTAGTAGAGTCTAGTGAAAAAGACTCATGAGTAAACTCGTTCATGCTTTTGGTTTTCAGGAGGGAGAGACGTTCACAAAGACCAGCTGCTACCACTACTTCCACTCCCACTGCCTCGGCCGCTACGTGAGCCACTCTGAGAGGGAGCTCCGCCAGAGGGagaaggagctggaggaggacaAGACCAGAGACCGAGCGGACCACCAGGTCAGACGTCAGCAGCTGCACCGATGATTGATCGCTTTGATCAGAGACGTTCTGACTCTGCCTTTGATTCTTCTGACAGGAGCTCACCGTGGTGTGCCCGGTGTGCAGAGAGCCTCTGACGTATGACGTCACTCAGCTTCTGTCATCTCCCGCACCTCAGCTGCCCGAGGTAAAGCCCGTTTTTAATTCGCCTGTTAACGGATGTTTGTCTGATGACGCCAGTAAACGTTACCGTGCTGCGTGTTTGTTCTGTCAGCTCGACGAGGCAGCGATCGGTTCAGACTTCCAGCAGAAGTGGCGTGAACTCCAGAAGCTTTTGGAAAGTCAGAGGTCTAGAGGAGGGATCATTGACCCCGAAGTGGAGTCCAACCGCTTTCTCATCCACATCAACGAGGTAAGAATGTGTGTGAGGCTCTCGGTCCCTGTCTGCAGTGGTTTGCAGGGACGTTTACAAGTGTAAACGGGGGTAACGGCGAAGGATGCGTCCTGAGCCTGACCGCACATACCTGAGTTCAGAGAATGTCACAGTAATCCTTGTGGACCAAATGCTCAgtttcagagtttttttttttctactcttggctctgAGTGATGTCATATGGTCATGTCAGTCAGAGATATTGagagcagcagccaatcagaagagtTGAGTTAAAGAAAGAGGAACAAACACCACTTGGTAACTGGAAATAAGCAGAACAAGTCGACTTCAATGTGTAACACGATGTTTTGAATGTATTCAatgtacaaaaacattttttgacattcGTAGGCTCCACCTGCTGCTGAAAATGGAAATCTGGATGCCGATGACCCTCCAGGCCTTCCGATCTCCTCAGCCTCTAACGTTCCTGCTGAAACTGGTGACAAAGCAGACCAGTTTGTTCCCGGGCTTTCCCACTGTAAAGGTGTTCAGGGACAGAAGCATCAGCACCAGGTGAGGGGgcagagaagaggaggaaggtcCAGACCCCATCACGAGAGAGTCGCCCCCATCACAGAGGACTTGGACAAACTCTCTGTGTCTTCAGACTGTGCTGAGAAGCCAGCAAAAGCTAAAGCTCAGGGTAATCGTGGCCAACAGGTGCAAGGAAACCCAGAACTATGTCCCTCAAAGACGGACGGGGGTGTCAAGGCATTGGAACAAGAGGCGCAGGTGCCCACATGTCATTCGGGTTTGGAAACGGAGTTCCCAAAAGATGCTGCAGACTCTGCAGGCAGTCGAGGCCATCGTGGACGGAGAAGAGGCCACTACAGACCTGCCCCACACTCCGGGGCTGCCGGACCTCCACGGCACCACTGGGACGATCGTGGCTccaggagcagaggaggagcCAATAACCTGTGCGGCAGAGGAGGCGGTCCCCGTCGTGGTCACGGCAGGGGCTTCCAGCAGAAGGTGGTGGAGAGGGGAAGAGAGGAGGTGCTATGACAAAGGGCGACTGGAGGGCCAATGAACAAACTTACATGTGCCTCCATTGTCAGTGTGCATAGATCAAAGCCCTGCAGCAGAAAAGACGTTCACTGTAGTGTCTCATCCTCCTGTCCATCGCCATCACCCTGCGCTTTGGTACGCACTTTCACGCACGCTGTCAGGTCCAGATGGTTGTTGCTTTATGTTGCGGCactatataaattaaaagaaGTACAAATCCAAATTTCTCTGGATGGCAACTTTGGTGTTTTTCTCTTAGTTCAGTAAATAACTTGTATGTGGACCCTCTGTGATATACTGATATTGCATTAAAGTGCTGCAACCAGGTACCAGAGAGAAAACTGAAGGCGGAGAGAGTGAGTGTCTGTGTTAGTATGGCTGCTGCACCGAACAGGAAGTCTGCCTTTGATATCCATTAACTGGATGTCTGTTGGCTGACACAGAAGTTCTGAAACACCACAGTGATAGCTGATGGGTTCCCGGATCGAGGCATGATGGTTCCAGAGACTTTCAGACCTGATAGGGAACACCTCTCAATCGAACATCTTCCTCAGATTGTCGCATTATACTGACACACACAGCGGTGTGTCATCTGCATCATAGCAAAGAAATATAGAATGAGTGGCTTAAAAAGTGCAGTGGCAGGTAGACGAGTACATGTGAAATCCAGAGGGTAACAGTGGGCAAATGAAGAGTTTTAAGAAGCATAAGAGGATAGGTTGGCTTTGCCTTTAAAATATGCACCAAAACTTTGATCCACGTTAAACTACCAACAGAGCAGCAATACTGGAAAACTCAAACTCTTTCTGAAACACTGGCGCATGACTGTTAAAGTTCAGGTGAACTCCAGCTTGACATCTTGCAGTGATGCGCGTTTGTCACCTGGCAGTTGAGAGGATGATCTTCACTCAGCTTTGATTTTTACACGGCTCAGCAAAACATAAGAATAAAAAGATCTGTGAAAAGATCTGCAGTCACTGAGCAGGGCTTATCAAACATCAACTTCACTGTTAATATGTCAGTTTGATTAACATATGGTACTATAATTTAAAACTGCATATATAATACGATCACTTGGTACCAtttcatttattacatttaaagtatttatttaccTCTAATCAAAAACTGATGCAAAGTGAAAAAACCCACAAAGAAAACCCAATAATAGTAATAAGCTACTCTCACATTATGCTGCAGCCACATTTTAATGACAGACTTTGACCTGGGGCAGTTCTGAACCATCTTTTGTAGTGTATTCACGAGCTTTTGCTTAAATCAAGTCTCAACAAGCGAAAATgcataagaaaaaaattattcaattgttttattttttaaacttttggctagaaatgtgtttaaacAGCCTTTAAGCAGTGAGGCGAAGTCGCCAACGTCACAGCGCTAAGGATCATGGGAGATGCAGTTACTTTACCGTGAAAGAGGCGGATCGTAACCTGCGCCATCTTGGCAGTTTGTCCCGTTAAGGGCCAGCCCCTCTTTAAACTACGCAGAggtgtgtgtggctgtttttAAACCTCGGAGGTTATGACTGGCGGGAGCGACTTTCACAAGAGCTACGCTAATAACAAGGACTCGGAGCCCACGATGGACGTGGATATGGATTCGAGTCATATGGAAGGCGAGCGGGGTGAGCTGGACGGCAGCATCCCGGCTGCGTGTTCCTCCAACGGCAGTGGCGGGGAGGAGGATGAGGCGGAGGCCCTCGGCCGTTCCAGGGAAGCCGGGAGTTCGAGTAGTCAGCACACCCCTGACGGAGGAGGGGTGCTCGGTGGGAGGGAGCAGGAGGTGTCGGTGGAAATCGGAGAGACGTATTTATGTCAAAGAGCCGATAAGACATGGCGTGAGTAAAGACCATGttctgcttttctctttttctttcgtTGGCATGCTAGCTGTCTTATTATTTTGGATATGGACTCAGTCCTTTTGTTTTGGTGAAAAACTGACATCAAACAGTTAAAAATGCAAAAGACTCGCGTAAAGCCCCAAACGGCTTTTGTACAAAAACTTCAGCGATCTCTTGCTGACTTAAGGTTTTTAGGGCTTTCTAGAAAATTCTCCATGGATCTTTAAACAGTGACACTTTAAACAACAAACGGCCCACATCTAAAAGTTAGCATTGAA
It encodes the following:
- the rnf25 gene encoding E3 ubiquitin-protein ligase RNF25 isoform X2, with protein sequence MASHSRTLWCAEEFMVHSVTARGWEVSLDLYPSTAEDSVSQFVRLTLTLSLDQQYPSSSPGISIRNPRGLSDDKLSSVQKCLQLEAESCLGSPMLYQLIEKAKEILTESNIPHGNCVICLYGFKEGETFTKTSCYHYFHSHCLGRYVSHSERELRQREKELEEDKTRDRADHQELTVVCPVCREPLTYDVTQLLSSPAPQLPELDEAAIGSDFQQKWRELQKLLESQRSRGGIIDPEVESNRFLIHINEAPPAAENGNLDADDPPGLPISSASNVPAETGDKADQFVPGLSHCKGVQGQKHQHQVRGQRRGGRSRPHHERVAPITEDLDKLSVSSDCAEKPAKAKAQGNRGQQVQGNPELCPSKTDGGVKALEQEAQVPTCHSGLETEFPKDAADSAGSRGHRGRRRGHYRPAPHSGAAGPPRHHWDDRGSRSRGGANNLCGRGGGPRRGHGRGFQQKVVERGREEVL
- the rnf25 gene encoding E3 ubiquitin-protein ligase RNF25 isoform X1, with amino-acid sequence MMTAAECDVQSEIEVLQSIYLDELQVDRREDRGWEVSLDLYPSTAEDSVSQFVRLTLTLSLDQQYPSSSPGISIRNPRGLSDDKLSSVQKCLQLEAESCLGSPMLYQLIEKAKEILTESNIPHGNCVICLYGFKEGETFTKTSCYHYFHSHCLGRYVSHSERELRQREKELEEDKTRDRADHQELTVVCPVCREPLTYDVTQLLSSPAPQLPELDEAAIGSDFQQKWRELQKLLESQRSRGGIIDPEVESNRFLIHINEAPPAAENGNLDADDPPGLPISSASNVPAETGDKADQFVPGLSHCKGVQGQKHQHQVRGQRRGGRSRPHHERVAPITEDLDKLSVSSDCAEKPAKAKAQGNRGQQVQGNPELCPSKTDGGVKALEQEAQVPTCHSGLETEFPKDAADSAGSRGHRGRRRGHYRPAPHSGAAGPPRHHWDDRGSRSRGGANNLCGRGGGPRRGHGRGFQQKVVERGREEVL